A genomic stretch from Candidatus Amarolinea dominans includes:
- a CDS encoding SUMF1/EgtB/PvdO family nonheme iron enzyme, producing the protein MADPLIGQQIGKYQIQSELGRGGMGVVYRAYDPDLRRTVAIKILAPQLAADEDFVKRFQQEAIMSANLHHPHVITIYDVGATGDLHYLIMQYLEGATLEHWVRKNGPMPLAQTADVVQQVSQALDYAHDQGIVHRDIKPANIMLSPSGQITLMDFGLVRAGAGTGLTRTGIVMGTPEYMAPEQAQDGDIDRRTDLYSLGVVIYKLLTGRVPFARTTPVATIFAHVHEAPPPICQVKADLPQPIEAVVSKVLAKDPADRYQRAGELARDFVIASQGHTPPGLSTQAAAPPPERTIVADAIAPSPRKSAPAAKSAASQPAARPATPTSQPFPLPLVAGLAVLLVVVIAGLGIALSGSGGRQPPTATTVAQGSTPATGATVPAAATTAAPVAAPGSDTPAPSPTPTVSPSPTPTPAPELRIMGAAVNVRSGPDMAYPILARLRKGEKLTITGRYAANETGAWWQFMYNRTPAWIAASTLITTTGLVETVPVITETLKPELGPGSARISAQDGMMQLYVPAGPFLRGSTGTDLVADDNEKPQSVLTLSAFWVDRTEVTNGMFKQFVAAAKFQTTAEKNGQSRVFDPTSKWNLIKGANWQHPFGPDSTIEGQDDYPVTHISWNDAVAYCRWAGRRLPTEAEWEKAARGPDGLLYPWGDEPTAGDLVNFADSNLDIYGAERGVDDGFQFAAPVGHYPAGASPYDALDMAGNVQEWVSDWYEKGYYAKAPEGDPQGPATGQARVSRSGSWWTTAKVVRTSFRSAYGPTDVYAIFGFRCVESGQ; encoded by the coding sequence ATGGCAGACCCATTGATTGGGCAGCAGATCGGCAAGTATCAGATTCAGAGTGAGCTGGGGCGTGGCGGCATGGGGGTGGTTTACCGCGCCTACGACCCTGACCTGCGGCGAACGGTGGCGATCAAGATTCTCGCGCCCCAGTTGGCAGCCGACGAAGACTTCGTCAAACGCTTCCAGCAAGAAGCGATCATGTCTGCCAATTTGCACCATCCGCACGTGATTACCATTTACGATGTGGGTGCGACCGGCGACCTGCATTATCTCATCATGCAGTACCTGGAAGGCGCCACGCTGGAGCACTGGGTGCGTAAGAATGGCCCGATGCCCCTGGCACAGACCGCGGACGTGGTACAACAGGTTTCGCAGGCGCTCGATTACGCGCATGACCAGGGCATCGTCCACCGCGATATCAAGCCGGCCAATATCATGCTCAGCCCCAGCGGGCAGATCACGCTGATGGACTTTGGCCTGGTGCGGGCGGGAGCCGGCACCGGGTTGACGCGCACAGGCATCGTGATGGGGACGCCAGAGTACATGGCGCCCGAACAGGCCCAGGATGGCGACATTGATCGTCGCACCGATCTCTACTCGCTGGGCGTGGTCATCTACAAGCTGTTGACGGGGCGCGTGCCGTTTGCGCGCACCACGCCCGTGGCTACCATCTTTGCCCATGTCCATGAAGCCCCGCCGCCCATTTGCCAGGTCAAGGCTGACCTGCCGCAACCGATCGAGGCGGTGGTGAGCAAGGTGCTGGCCAAGGACCCGGCCGATCGTTACCAACGCGCCGGCGAATTGGCACGCGATTTTGTCATCGCCAGCCAGGGACACACGCCGCCCGGACTAAGCACACAGGCAGCCGCGCCGCCGCCGGAAAGGACGATCGTAGCAGACGCCATCGCGCCATCCCCGCGCAAATCGGCGCCGGCCGCAAAATCGGCCGCGTCGCAGCCTGCGGCGCGACCCGCAACGCCGACCAGTCAGCCTTTCCCGCTGCCGTTGGTGGCCGGGCTGGCAGTCCTGCTCGTGGTGGTGATTGCCGGCCTGGGCATCGCGCTCAGCGGTTCCGGCGGGCGCCAGCCCCCCACGGCCACAACCGTGGCCCAAGGCAGCACGCCGGCCACCGGCGCCACGGTTCCAGCGGCAGCCACCACCGCCGCACCAGTCGCAGCGCCGGGCAGCGACACGCCCGCGCCATCACCGACGCCGACGGTGTCGCCGTCACCGACGCCCACACCCGCGCCAGAGTTGCGCATCATGGGCGCGGCGGTCAATGTGCGCAGCGGGCCGGACATGGCCTACCCCATCCTGGCGCGCTTGCGCAAAGGCGAAAAGCTCACAATCACCGGGCGCTACGCGGCTAATGAAACCGGCGCCTGGTGGCAATTCATGTACAACCGCACCCCGGCCTGGATCGCCGCCTCAACGCTGATTACCACCACCGGCCTGGTGGAAACAGTGCCGGTCATCACCGAGACGCTCAAGCCCGAACTTGGCCCAGGCTCGGCGCGCATCAGTGCGCAGGACGGCATGATGCAGCTTTATGTGCCGGCCGGGCCTTTCTTGCGTGGCTCCACCGGCACCGACCTGGTGGCCGACGATAACGAGAAGCCGCAGAGCGTCCTGACGCTGTCTGCGTTCTGGGTGGATCGCACCGAGGTCACAAACGGCATGTTCAAGCAGTTTGTAGCGGCGGCCAAGTTCCAGACGACGGCCGAAAAAAACGGCCAGTCGCGCGTGTTCGATCCCACCAGTAAATGGAACCTGATCAAAGGCGCAAACTGGCAACACCCCTTTGGCCCGGACAGCACGATTGAGGGTCAGGACGATTATCCGGTGACGCACATCAGTTGGAACGATGCCGTGGCCTACTGCCGCTGGGCTGGCCGGCGTCTGCCGACCGAGGCCGAATGGGAAAAGGCCGCGCGCGGCCCGGATGGCCTGCTGTATCCCTGGGGCGACGAGCCGACGGCGGGTGATCTGGTCAACTTTGCCGATTCCAACCTGGATATCTACGGCGCCGAGCGCGGCGTGGATGACGGTTTTCAATTCGCAGCACCGGTTGGACACTATCCGGCAGGCGCCAGCCCCTACGATGCGCTCGACATGGCCGGCAATGTGCAGGAGTGGGTGTCTGATTGGTACGAGAAGGGCTATTATGCCAAAGCTCCGGAGGGCGATCCGCAAGGTCCAGCCACCGGGCAGGCGCGTGTCAGCCGCAGCGGTTCCTGGTGGACCACGGCCAAAGTCGTGCGCACCAGCTTCCGCAGCGCGTATGGCCCCACGGATGTCTATGCCATCTTCGGCTTCCGTTGCGTGGAGTCGGGCCAGTGA
- a CDS encoding protein kinase, translating into MSSSLIGKRLGRYEIRSEIGRGGMGMVFEAFDALLQRTVAIKVLPPQFAFDEDFVRRFHREGVMSAQLHHVNVVTIHDVGEHDGFHYLVMEFLEGKTLDQWLKDHGTMPLSQAVPVLRQIASALDFAHSRGMIHRDIKPSNIMLTAEGHATLMDFGLVRAAEGAMLTRTGMVVGTPEYMAPEQATGAEVDARTDVYALGVVLYRMLSGKLPFTRSTPYAVTYAHIHEPPPPLRQTRADLPPRLETILLKALAKDPAARYQRAGHLADDFAAAVAELPAAVRTTVPTAAVTRVAQPAAEVHAAQTLIGGAPTLRMESEPPVVAPASSAAPAVATTRAGATRLPLIIGAVALLAVLGIVGALLASNRGSASAPTATPQVLVVVSPSPLATTLIVETPPPATVTATVATATLAPTATAAPLPSDTPTAAATDTPTNTPAPTATPANTPTPRPAVTVAPLAPGVVLDFERDVAWRRGQQPYGTLTRSAEQVKADKSAAKLAYDFAAVADNYVVFEARPALSLPGSPTGLTAWVYGEGAGHFLNVWIKDKAGEVRAYTFGQIKHQGWQQLTAWFDDRAPWPVGHISGTDNQALDYPVSLFALVLDGVPDKQASRGAIYLDDVRVTTAPIAAASVTPGAGASTSTPAPSGSTATPSGGGSPAGLSGRIAYATWNGSSMDTVLYNVSNDSRGTIIGNMRQPDFNVNGELVGNGDGGGADNLVRTDRNGGGKRLISEHPEDMHPHWSPSGISVIFDSSAQGDGRYRLYFQEDAGARRETPPLKIGAQELFGRYPVILESWRVAFNGCDNWAGGRTCGIMTIDTSGNNPGVATDQPGDIPTDNRGSQILFMSNRDGNWEVYRVGEDGGGLQRLTNNPANDGLATASPDGNFIAFVSNRDGGWAVFVMRADGSEQRKLFDLNGGYGSGDWDWTQERLSWGP; encoded by the coding sequence ATGAGTTCATCCCTGATTGGAAAACGGCTTGGCCGCTATGAAATTCGCAGTGAAATTGGCCGCGGCGGCATGGGCATGGTCTTCGAAGCCTTCGACGCCCTGCTGCAGCGGACTGTGGCCATCAAGGTGCTGCCGCCGCAGTTTGCCTTCGATGAGGACTTCGTGCGCCGCTTCCATCGCGAGGGCGTGATGTCGGCTCAATTGCACCATGTCAACGTGGTCACCATTCACGACGTGGGCGAGCATGACGGTTTTCACTACCTGGTGATGGAATTTCTCGAGGGCAAAACGCTCGATCAGTGGCTCAAGGATCATGGCACTATGCCGCTGAGCCAGGCTGTGCCGGTCCTGCGCCAGATTGCCAGCGCCCTCGATTTTGCCCACAGCCGCGGCATGATCCATCGCGACATCAAGCCTTCCAACATCATGCTTACGGCGGAGGGGCACGCCACGCTGATGGACTTTGGCCTGGTGCGCGCGGCCGAAGGCGCCATGCTCACCCGCACCGGCATGGTGGTGGGCACGCCCGAATATATGGCGCCCGAACAGGCCACCGGCGCCGAGGTAGATGCGCGTACCGATGTCTACGCGCTGGGAGTGGTTCTCTACCGCATGTTGAGCGGAAAGCTCCCCTTTACGCGCTCAACGCCCTACGCCGTCACCTATGCGCACATCCATGAGCCGCCGCCGCCCTTGCGCCAAACCCGCGCTGACTTGCCGCCCCGCCTGGAGACCATTCTGCTCAAGGCGCTGGCCAAAGACCCGGCCGCGCGCTATCAACGCGCCGGGCATCTGGCCGACGATTTTGCCGCAGCCGTGGCGGAGTTGCCGGCAGCTGTCCGTACCACCGTGCCCACCGCGGCGGTGACAAGGGTCGCACAGCCAGCGGCAGAAGTTCATGCGGCGCAAACTCTCATTGGCGGCGCGCCGACCCTCCGCATGGAAAGCGAGCCTCCGGTGGTCGCACCTGCCTCATCAGCCGCGCCTGCGGTCGCAACCACGCGAGCGGGCGCGACGCGGCTGCCGCTCATCATCGGCGCCGTGGCCCTGCTGGCCGTCCTGGGCATCGTCGGCGCGCTGCTGGCAAGCAACCGTGGCTCCGCGTCCGCGCCCACGGCAACCCCACAGGTGCTTGTCGTGGTTTCGCCATCCCCGCTCGCGACCACTCTTATCGTCGAAACTCCGCCGCCGGCCACGGTGACGGCGACGGTTGCCACCGCCACGCTGGCGCCCACCGCGACGGCCGCGCCGCTGCCGTCGGATACGCCCACCGCGGCGGCGACGGACACGCCCACGAATACGCCTGCGCCCACCGCCACGCCAGCGAACACGCCCACGCCCCGCCCGGCGGTCACGGTGGCCCCGCTTGCCCCTGGCGTGGTGCTTGATTTCGAGCGCGATGTCGCCTGGCGTCGCGGTCAGCAGCCCTATGGCACGCTGACGCGCTCAGCCGAGCAGGTCAAAGCGGATAAGTCGGCCGCCAAATTGGCCTACGATTTTGCCGCGGTGGCCGACAATTATGTCGTCTTCGAAGCGCGGCCGGCCTTGAGCCTGCCCGGCAGTCCCACCGGCCTGACCGCGTGGGTCTACGGCGAGGGCGCCGGTCATTTTCTGAACGTTTGGATCAAGGACAAGGCCGGCGAAGTGCGCGCCTACACCTTCGGCCAGATCAAACATCAGGGCTGGCAACAGCTCACGGCCTGGTTCGATGATCGCGCGCCCTGGCCGGTGGGCCACATCAGCGGCACGGACAACCAGGCCCTGGACTATCCCGTCAGCCTCTTTGCCCTGGTGCTCGACGGTGTGCCGGACAAGCAGGCCAGCCGCGGCGCCATCTATCTGGATGATGTGCGCGTCACGACGGCGCCCATTGCCGCCGCATCGGTCACGCCCGGCGCCGGTGCATCCACGTCCACCCCTGCCCCGTCCGGCAGCACAGCCACACCGAGCGGCGGCGGCAGCCCAGCCGGCCTGAGCGGTCGCATTGCCTACGCCACCTGGAACGGCAGCAGCATGGACACGGTGCTCTACAACGTCAGCAATGACAGTCGGGGTACGATCATCGGCAACATGCGCCAGCCCGATTTCAACGTCAACGGCGAATTGGTGGGCAACGGCGATGGCGGCGGCGCCGATAACCTGGTGCGCACCGACCGCAATGGCGGCGGCAAACGCCTGATCAGCGAACACCCCGAAGATATGCACCCGCACTGGTCGCCGTCCGGCATCAGCGTGATCTTCGACTCCAGCGCGCAGGGCGACGGGCGCTACCGGCTCTATTTTCAAGAGGATGCCGGCGCCCGCCGTGAGACGCCGCCGCTCAAGATCGGCGCCCAGGAGTTGTTCGGACGTTACCCGGTCATCCTGGAAAGCTGGCGCGTGGCTTTCAACGGTTGTGACAACTGGGCCGGCGGCCGCACCTGCGGCATCATGACGATTGACACCAGCGGCAATAATCCCGGCGTCGCGACCGATCAACCGGGCGACATACCAACCGACAACCGCGGCTCTCAGATTCTGTTCATGTCGAACCGTGATGGCAATTGGGAGGTCTACCGCGTGGGTGAAGACGGCGGCGGACTACAACGACTCACCAATAACCCCGCCAATGATGGTTTGGCAACCGCTTCCCCAGACGGCAACTTCATCGCCTTCGTCTCCAACCGGGATGGCGGCTGGGCGGTCTTCGTCATGCGCGCGGACGGCAGCGAGCAGCGCAAGCTGTTCGACCTGAACGGCGGCTACGGCAGCGGTGATTGGGACTGGACCCAGGAACGCTTGAGCTGGGGGCCTTGA
- a CDS encoding O-antigen ligase family protein, whose product MTALILGSVPVTLYGLIQALGLDPLSWTTDAISPVLSTLGRSNFLGAYLALIIPFTLARLWEPLPSGLTLPAARWRTGVVLALQVTCLLLTQARGAWLGATVAVAVCLGLLAYRWRDRRLALAALLVCLLGGAWLLMMNRVSLVRQPTAVSASAPFVELRLASTATRLLIWRTSAGLIGPRWLLGYGPATFTPVFKPNSPAELTSWQDSAIVTDPHNLVLDQWLTLGLAGLLALVATVVTFYRLTWRGLLSTADRPAHARSAAALAAVTGFLVQAQFNPNVIVTLAIFWIAMMLGVAEGHS is encoded by the coding sequence GTGACCGCGCTGATCCTCGGCAGCGTGCCCGTGACCCTCTACGGCCTGATCCAAGCCCTGGGCCTTGATCCTCTGTCCTGGACCACCGACGCCATTTCGCCGGTACTCTCCACGCTCGGACGCTCCAACTTTCTCGGCGCCTACCTGGCGCTGATCATTCCCTTCACCCTGGCCCGCCTGTGGGAACCGCTGCCATCCGGCCTGACGCTGCCGGCGGCCCGCTGGCGCACCGGAGTGGTGCTGGCGCTTCAAGTGACCTGCCTGCTGTTGACCCAAGCCCGCGGCGCCTGGCTGGGCGCGACGGTCGCCGTGGCAGTCTGCCTGGGGCTGCTGGCCTACCGCTGGCGCGATCGGCGCCTGGCCCTGGCTGCCCTGCTGGTCTGCCTGCTGGGCGGCGCCTGGCTGCTGATGATGAACCGGGTCAGCCTGGTTCGGCAGCCAACGGCGGTATCGGCCTCAGCGCCCTTTGTCGAATTGCGGCTGGCTTCCACCGCCACGCGGCTGCTCATCTGGCGTACAAGCGCCGGTCTGATCGGCCCGCGCTGGCTCCTGGGCTATGGGCCGGCGACCTTCACCCCGGTTTTCAAGCCCAACTCCCCGGCAGAATTGACATCTTGGCAAGATTCGGCTATTGTAACTGACCCGCACAACCTGGTGCTGGATCAATGGCTGACGCTTGGGCTGGCTGGGCTGCTGGCCCTGGTCGCCACGGTCGTCACCTTCTACCGCCTGACCTGGCGTGGACTGCTGAGCACGGCTGACCGCCCGGCGCATGCGCGCAGCGCCGCGGCCCTGGCGGCCGTCACCGGCTTCTTGGTCCAGGCGCAGTTCAACCCGAACGTAATCGTCACGCTTGCCATTTTTTGGATCGCTATGATGTTGGGAGTTGCAGAGGGACATTCATGA
- a CDS encoding protein kinase codes for MATSLVGRRLGKYEIQAEIGRGGMGVVYRGYDPALQRVVAVKVLPPQLAMDPDFVRRFHREAVMAAQLKHPNIVTIHDVGEHEDFHFIVMEYLEGSPLDRWLTSGLLGVDQVNRVVRQVADALDFAHKRGVVHRDIKPSNIMVSNDGHVTLMDFGLVRATEGTVLTMSGAVMGTPEYMAPEQAQGQPTDHRADIYAFGIVIYRLLVGRLPFERTTAPALIHAHVYEAPPPLRQLRPDLSRVVEAVVLKAIAKQPTDRYQSAGQLAREFEAAIGGKADAGLAAPVAPPVAGGSGRASTPPGASRPPTPSGSTTARPRPRTAPPAARQPASKMPILIGLLLLLLVAAVGGAWLITRPPETPTATPAPTVVVKTGDEVTPAPSPTPTPTSTPTTAPTATSTQVIVVVASPTPTRSVVTATKAPTATATPTVVPTATPAPTATRPVAAPTKAPTKAPAPPARPGLVLDFEQDQTWRRGDEPYGAFTRSTEQAKLGASSGKLAYDFAAVTNNYVVFELRPAKALSGNPTGLTAWVFGDGSGHFLNVWIKDKASEVRAYSFGQIYHQGWQQMTAWFNDQAPWPAGHISGPDNQVLDYPVSFFQFALDGVPDGSASRGAIYLDEVFITNAPIPIGPTPTPPNVNPVPTISGSAQLTFAPGRDALAAAGSLLSLGLLLGFALLGAWPTRRR; via the coding sequence ATGGCGACATCACTGGTTGGCAGACGCCTCGGTAAGTACGAAATTCAAGCGGAAATCGGTCGCGGTGGCATGGGTGTTGTCTACCGCGGCTATGACCCCGCGCTGCAGCGCGTCGTGGCCGTCAAGGTCCTGCCGCCGCAACTGGCCATGGACCCCGACTTCGTGCGCCGCTTTCATCGCGAAGCCGTCATGGCCGCACAGCTCAAACACCCCAACATTGTCACCATTCACGATGTGGGCGAGCACGAGGACTTCCACTTCATTGTCATGGAGTACCTCGAAGGGTCCCCGCTCGACCGCTGGCTGACCAGCGGCCTCCTGGGTGTGGATCAGGTCAATCGCGTGGTACGCCAGGTGGCCGACGCCCTCGACTTTGCCCACAAACGCGGGGTCGTCCATCGCGACATCAAACCGTCCAACATCATGGTGTCCAACGATGGTCATGTCACCCTGATGGACTTTGGCCTGGTGCGCGCCACCGAAGGCACCGTGCTGACGATGAGCGGCGCGGTCATGGGCACGCCGGAGTACATGGCCCCCGAACAAGCCCAGGGTCAACCTACCGATCATCGGGCCGACATCTACGCCTTCGGTATCGTGATCTATCGCCTGCTCGTAGGCCGCTTGCCCTTCGAACGCACCACCGCCCCTGCCTTGATCCACGCGCATGTCTACGAAGCGCCGCCGCCCCTGCGCCAACTACGGCCTGATCTGTCCAGGGTCGTGGAAGCCGTGGTGCTCAAGGCGATTGCCAAACAGCCGACCGATCGCTATCAAAGCGCAGGGCAGTTGGCGCGCGAGTTCGAAGCGGCTATCGGCGGTAAGGCCGACGCAGGGCTGGCAGCGCCCGTCGCACCCCCTGTCGCCGGCGGCAGCGGACGCGCATCCACCCCGCCTGGCGCCAGCCGTCCTCCCACCCCGTCCGGCTCCACGACCGCGCGTCCGCGGCCACGCACAGCACCGCCCGCCGCCCGCCAACCTGCCAGCAAGATGCCGATCCTGATCGGCCTGCTGCTGCTGCTCCTCGTGGCAGCCGTTGGCGGCGCGTGGCTGATCACGCGGCCCCCCGAAACTCCAACCGCCACGCCTGCACCGACCGTCGTAGTGAAAACCGGCGACGAGGTCACGCCAGCGCCATCGCCGACCCCGACGCCGACCTCTACACCGACAACGGCGCCGACAGCCACGAGTACGCAGGTGATCGTGGTCGTCGCGTCGCCAACGCCGACCCGGTCCGTCGTCACAGCCACCAAAGCGCCCACAGCGACGGCCACCCCCACGGTCGTGCCCACGGCCACGCCCGCGCCCACGGCCACCCGGCCTGTGGCCGCCCCCACCAAAGCGCCCACCAAAGCGCCCGCGCCGCCCGCACGGCCCGGCCTGGTGCTCGATTTCGAGCAGGATCAAACCTGGCGCCGGGGCGATGAACCCTACGGCGCCTTTACCCGTTCCACCGAGCAGGCCAAACTCGGCGCCAGCAGCGGCAAGCTGGCCTATGACTTCGCGGCCGTCACCAACAACTACGTCGTCTTCGAGCTGCGGCCGGCCAAGGCCCTGTCCGGCAACCCCACCGGGCTTACCGCCTGGGTCTTCGGCGACGGCTCCGGACATTTTCTCAATGTTTGGATCAAGGACAAGGCCAGCGAGGTGCGCGCCTACTCCTTCGGCCAGATCTACCACCAGGGCTGGCAGCAGATGACCGCCTGGTTCAACGATCAGGCGCCCTGGCCGGCCGGCCACATCAGCGGCCCGGACAACCAGGTGCTCGACTATCCCGTCAGTTTCTTTCAGTTCGCCCTCGATGGCGTGCCCGACGGTTCCGCCAGCCGCGGCGCCATCTACCTGGACGAGGTCTTCATCACCAACGCGCCGATTCCAATCGGGCCGACGCCGACGCCGCCCAATGTCAATCCGGTCCCGACGATCTCCGGTTCCGCACAGCTCACCTTCGCCCCGGGCCGCGACGCGCTGGCCGCCGCCGGCAGCCTCCTGAGCCTGGGCCTGCTGCTCGGCTTTGCCCTGCTCGGCGCCTGGCCCACCCGCCGGCGCTGA